GATCCGTGTCAGCGCACCCTCGCGCAACAGGTCGACCCCGCCCTTGGTGCCGAGCCATACGTTGCCTTCGCGATCCTCGAGCGCGGTCATGACCGCCGGCGAAGACAGCTCGAGCGCGGGCAGGTCGTTGGTGTCCTTGAACGACTCCCAAGGCCGGAAGGCCGAGCCACGCAGGCTGAAGGCACCGTCGCGGCACAGCCCCGATTTGCACGCGACCATCCATAGCGCGCCGGCACGGTCGATGAAACGCGTCGCACTGTTGGCGCGACGGGCGTGCGCATGCGGATGCGGTCGTCCCCAGTCGCCGGGGAGCGGCGCCGCGCCTTTTCCGTCCAGCATCCACAAGCGGCCGGACGGGTCTTCCAGCAAGTACGACCATTTGTCGAAATGGACGCCCGAGGCCACGAACGCCCTGGCGTGCGGGCTCAACACGAACCACTGCGTGCCGGAAGACGCCCAGAGGTTGCCCTGGCGATCTTCGACCAGATCGTCCACGTCGGGTGGCGACGAAGGCGCCGGCGACCATTCCTGTCCGTCGTACCGGTACAGCACGCCGCGCGCGTTGGCCCATATGCGGCCGTCGGCATCGCCCGCGAAGGCGTCGATCGCTATGTTGGCCGGCAGTCCATCCGCCTCGTCATAACGCTGGATGGTGCCGTTGCGCAGGCGTACGGCACCGCCGTTGGCCTGGGATACCCAGAGGTCCCCGCCCTTGGCGGCATACAGGGCCCACGTGGCATCGGTGCGCGGCGAGCCGGGGGGCCGCAGGGTGATCCGCGTGAAATCGAAGCCGTCGTAGCGGTAGAGGCCGGTGCGGGTGCTGAACCACAGTTGCCCGTCCTCGGTCTGCGCGATGAAGGATACGCCGCTGGGAGCACCATCCTCGCGATGGTAGGCCGTGTGGAGGAGGGTGGACGAGGGTTTTGCCTCTTCCATGGCGGATGCCGCCAGGGGCATCGCGAGCCAAAGGGCGATGGCCATCACGAAACGAGCCATGCGCCACGAGCGCCCGCGTGGCGCCCCCCTGCGGCCTTGGGACAGTTCAGAACCTAGCATGGGCGGATGGTGGCACAGGCCGCGGCGGGCGTCTTGGCTCCATTGCCGCGCGGACGGGGAAGCGCGTGGCGGTTTCGGCGAAAATCCGCCTCGCCAGGCACTGGGCCGATCATCGCGACGCGTGTCGAACGAAGACGTGCCCGTGTCCGCTCAATGCCTTCGCCACGTCCTGCAACAGATGCTGCGAGGGAAAAACCCGCCCATAGCAGAGCAGGCCGATCGCCATGACGCCGACGGCCATGGTCCATGGCCTGGATGGCGATACGTCGGGCGACGCGGGTGTGCCGCCGATGAACCACGCCGCCGACAGGCTTCCGGCGAGTGCGCCGAGCAGCACCTCCGACACGCTGTGCACCTCCAGCGCCAGCCGCGATATCGCCACCCCGATGCCGACGAGAAGCCCCGCGACGATCGCGGCACCTCGCCAGCGACCGCGAACGAGCAGCGCGCCCATCGACGTCCATACCAGCAGCGAAAGCGCCGTGTGCCCGCTGAACCCGGTGTAGTCGAGTCCCGGTGGACCGATGCCCCAGCCCATGAACAGCAATTTAGACAGCGCCACGACGCCGCCGCAGGCGATCGCGGCGGCCAGCCAGCGAAGCGCGTCACGAGGCCGGCGATCGATCCATGCCAGGCAGACCGCCAGCCAGGCGATGAGGGGAAGCAGGAGCGCGCTGTCGCCCAGAGCCGTGACGAGACGCCACGTCGTCATTCGGCGGGCCTGGTTATGATGTTCGTCGTGTTCATCGCATTCTTCGAAAACGTGTCGGGAGTATCGCAGTACCTATGTTCGAACGGATACTGATCGTCTGCGTGGGCAACATCTGCCGCAGTCCCACGGCGGAGTATGTCCTGCGCCACCGCCTCGGCGATCGTGCGCGCATCGGCAGCGCGGGACTGAGCGCGATGGTGGGCTACCCTGTCGAACCCACCGCGTTGGCGTTGCTTCGCGAGCACGGCATCGACGGCGAAGCGCATCGCGCACGCCAACTCGATGCGCGCCTGCTTCGCGAGTCCGACCTCGTGCTCGCCATGGAACGGTCGCACGTCGACACCATTCGCCGGCTCGCGCCGGAGTCGAGCGGCAAGGTGTCCATGATGGATCGATGGCTCGGCGGGAAAGGCATTCCCGATCCCTATCGCCAGCAGCGTCGCGCCTTCGAACATGTCTACGAGCTGATCGACGAAAGCGTAAACAGCTGGCTGCCGTATCTCTAGTCGCGTGGCGTGATGCCAGTCAGTTTTCAGTCCGTTTCGATCCTGTAGTGTTCAACAGGACGTGCGGCGACCTTCCGTCGACGCCACGTTCACATCAGTGCAGTCCTTGCACGCCCCGCCCAGGGGCTCGACACCTTACCTACCGGACCGATCACTGATCTTGGCTTGGCCCGACGAGAATAAACGCGCGCACGTCGCGCCACGGCGTTTCTGGCCCGGTGGACTGGCACTGGTGCTGTGCATGCTCGCCGGGTGTTCCCCGGTATCGCGCGGCAGCCTTCAGTCGATCCGTCTCGCCATGCACGGAGAACGGGTCGATCCGACGGCCGAATCGGTTGCATCGAGCCCTTATTACCAGCTCCAGGTGAACACGCCGGGTGGCGAGGCCATCCTGATTCTCGCCAAGACGGAGCAAGGCAGGCTCGGATGGTACGGGACGGGAAACGATATCGTCTTTACGCGCGATGGCCTCATCGTCAAAACCGTGGGGCTGCCGCAGAACCTCGACGATTCCGCGTTCCCGCAACGTGATCCGTTTCGCGAAGGGCTACAGCACGTCACGGCCCCCATCGATTACGCAAGGCGCCTGGACTGGTCGCCCGGTTATCGCTACGGCAACGTCCTGCAGGCCCATCTCGTCCCGGGTGCGACGGAAGACATCGATATCCTCGGTACCGTGCACAGGCTTCGTCGCATCGACGAACATCTCTCGGGGCCCGGCGTCGACCTGGCCAACCGCTACTGGATCGATCCGGTCGACGGCTTCATCTGGAAAAGCAGGCAGTACGTCGCTCCGGGGTATCCCGTCGAAGCGATCCAGTTGCGTCCCTACCGGGGGAATGCCCCGTGAAGCGGGCACGTTTCTCGGTCGGCCTGCTTCTCCTGCTGTCGACGTCGGCGGCCTTCGCGCAATCGGCGGCGTCGCTGCGCGTGTCCGCCGAGGGTGCCGTGGGCCGCCCCGGCTCGGCCGTCTATCCATCCGACGCGCGGCTTTCGACGGTGGCCCTGGCCGCGCACGTCGACCTCGACGCCTACCTTCTGGGCGCGGCGTGGCTTAGGCCCGAACTGGAGCGCGACCAGCTTCGCCTGCATGCGGGCGTCGTCTACGAGCTCGGTGCGATTCGCCGTGCGGCGATGGCCTCGGGCGACGACGCCCTGGCCGATGCGGGAGCCGCCTTCCAGCGATGGTTCGCGGGCCTGCCGGTCACGGGACGCCGCACGGGCGTGACGCTCGATCCTTCCCGCCTCGAGGTCACACCGGCGGAAGACTGGCCCGTGCACGACGGCGACCGCCTGTTCTATCCCCGACGCCCGAACGACATCCGCGTGGTCGGTGCCGTCGCGAAACCCTGTCGCCTGCCCCAGGTAGCGACGCGCGACGCGCGGCGCTACCTGGCCGACTGCCCCCGATCGCCCGCGGCCGATCCGGATGCCATCTACGTCGTGCAGCCCGACGGCGTGGTGTTCAGGCAGAACGTGGCCTTGTGGAATCGCGATGCCGCCAGGGTTCTGGCCCCGGGCGCCTGGATCTACGTTCCCTTCGCCGAGAAAGCCATCGCGGGTGCCACGGACGGCCGGTTCAATCGCGACGTCGCGGACTTCCTCGCCACCCAGTTGCTCGACGAGGGGGCGCGTTAGTGCGGCGGCGGGTGTGGCGAGGGTGCCGTCGCGCGGGGTGGGTCCTATGGGCCGGCGGGTTCGCGATGGCGGCTTCCGCACAGGAAACCTACACGCAGAGCGATTTCGGCGGCGTGGGCCTGTTGCAGTCGCCCACCGCGCGCATGGCCCAGGAGGGCGAGTTCAGTTTCGTGCTCAGCCGGGCCACGCCCTATACCAACTACAACGTCTCATTGCAGCCGATCCCCTGGCTGGAAGCCTCGTTTCGCTACACCAACGTGAGCAATCGCCTGTACGGCCCGCGTTCGCTCAGCGGCGACCAGACGTACAAGGACAAATCGATCGACGTCAAGGTCAGGCTCTGGCAGGAAACACGCTGGTGGCCGGCGGTTTCCGTGGGTACGCGGGACATCGGCGGCACCGGACTGTTCTCCAGCGAATACATCGTCACCAGCAAGCGCGTGGGGCCGCTGGATTTCAGCCTGGGCCTGGCCTGGGGTTACATCGGCAACCGCGGCGACATCGCCAATCCGCTGAACGTCATCAGCGATCGGTTCCGCACGCGACCGAGCAACGGCACGCAGACCGGTGCGCTCAGCATCAACAAGTTCCTGCGCGGCCGTCCCGGTTTCTTCGGCGGGGTGGAATATCGCTCGCCGTGGGAATGGCTCGTGCTGAAGGCCGAGCTGGACGGCAACGACTACAAGCATCAGCCGCAGAAGAACAACCAGCCGCAGCGCTGGCCGGTG
This window of the Luteibacter aegosomatis genome carries:
- a CDS encoding phosphatase PAP2 family protein; amino-acid sequence: MTTWRLVTALGDSALLLPLIAWLAVCLAWIDRRPRDALRWLAAAIACGGVVALSKLLFMGWGIGPPGLDYTGFSGHTALSLLVWTSMGALLVRGRWRGAAIVAGLLVGIGVAISRLALEVHSVSEVLLGALAGSLSAAWFIGGTPASPDVSPSRPWTMAVGVMAIGLLCYGRVFPSQHLLQDVAKALSGHGHVFVRHASR
- a CDS encoding low molecular weight protein-tyrosine-phosphatase, with the protein product MFERILIVCVGNICRSPTAEYVLRHRLGDRARIGSAGLSAMVGYPVEPTALALLREHGIDGEAHRARQLDARLLRESDLVLAMERSHVDTIRRLAPESSGKVSMMDRWLGGKGIPDPYRQQRRAFEHVYELIDESVNSWLPYL
- a CDS encoding YjbF family lipoprotein produces the protein MAWPDENKRAHVAPRRFWPGGLALVLCMLAGCSPVSRGSLQSIRLAMHGERVDPTAESVASSPYYQLQVNTPGGEAILILAKTEQGRLGWYGTGNDIVFTRDGLIVKTVGLPQNLDDSAFPQRDPFREGLQHVTAPIDYARRLDWSPGYRYGNVLQAHLVPGATEDIDILGTVHRLRRIDEHLSGPGVDLANRYWIDPVDGFIWKSRQYVAPGYPVEAIQLRPYRGNAP
- a CDS encoding capsule biosynthesis GfcC family protein, giving the protein MKRARFSVGLLLLLSTSAAFAQSAASLRVSAEGAVGRPGSAVYPSDARLSTVALAAHVDLDAYLLGAAWLRPELERDQLRLHAGVVYELGAIRRAAMASGDDALADAGAAFQRWFAGLPVTGRRTGVTLDPSRLEVTPAEDWPVHDGDRLFYPRRPNDIRVVGAVAKPCRLPQVATRDARRYLADCPRSPAADPDAIYVVQPDGVVFRQNVALWNRDAARVLAPGAWIYVPFAEKAIAGATDGRFNRDVADFLATQLLDEGAR